ACGATCAACAGAAGGATACTTTATGCCTATGGAAACCCGCGAGTTACTGCAAATTCTGGCTTGTCCCAAATGCCTGGGCAACCTTGTGGCGCTGGAAGACAACGGTTCTGTCGCCGCATTTGCCTGCAAGGCCTGCGGCGTGGTCTATCCAGTGCGCGACAATATTCCCATCATGCTGGTTGAAGAAGCCATTCCCCTTGAAGAGTGGAACAAGGAACACCCTGCTGCCAAGGAATGCGCCTGATGCGTCTGCTTGTCGCCTCCGACCTGCACGGATCTGTTGAAAGCCTGCTTTTTTTGCTGGAAAAAGCGAGAGAGCTGACCCCTGACGCACTGGTGCTGCTGGGCGATCTGGTTTACCACGGCCCGCGCAATCCCCTGCCGCAGGGCTACGACACCCGCTCTGTGCTGCAAACCATGCCCGATCTTTCGGCCTTGCCCTGTCCGGTGATGGCAGTGCGCGGCAACTGCGATGCCGAGGTTGACCTGTGCCTGCTGCCCTTTGCAGTCACAGAATCCACATGGATTGAAGCAGACGGCCTGAGCATTTTTGCCAGCCACGGGCACCATCTGCCCGAGCGCCCGCCCTGCCCCGGCATCAAAGCTGGAACTGTGCTCTTGCGCGGGCATACCCATGTGCCGCGCGGCGAAACCATTGATGGCCTGCACTTCTGGAACCCCGGCTCCCTTTCCCTGCCCAAGAGCGGCTCGCCCCGCACCTACGGCCTTATAGAAAACGGCGTCTTTTGCGTGCTGGACATGCAGGGCGGCGAAATATTGCGCCACGCTCCCGCACAGCGCTAATCAGGCTTTACCATGTCCTACAATATTGCTCCGTGCCCGGCCCCTGCCGATACGTCCGCGCAGCTGCGCCCGCTGTTCCGCATGGCCTCAGGCCTTGAGCTGCTTCTGGCTTC
The Desulfovibrio sp. genome window above contains:
- the yfcE gene encoding phosphodiesterase, yielding MRLLVASDLHGSVESLLFLLEKARELTPDALVLLGDLVYHGPRNPLPQGYDTRSVLQTMPDLSALPCPVMAVRGNCDAEVDLCLLPFAVTESTWIEADGLSIFASHGHHLPERPPCPGIKAGTVLLRGHTHVPRGETIDGLHFWNPGSLSLPKSGSPRTYGLIENGVFCVLDMQGGEILRHAPAQR
- a CDS encoding Trm112 family protein produces the protein MPMETRELLQILACPKCLGNLVALEDNGSVAAFACKACGVVYPVRDNIPIMLVEEAIPLEEWNKEHPAAKECA